A stretch of the Sebaldella sp. S0638 genome encodes the following:
- a CDS encoding ABC transporter ATP-binding protein has translation MWRYAKKYKNYIFLNFLCVFSFILIELGLPTLLARIIDKGLVPKDFEVVKTTSLWMLVICFVGLAGLILLAFCGSKISTSVIRDIRDDVFSKIQEFSHEEYDDFGISYLITATTNDAFQVMTFLQMILRMGMITPLMFVSSFFMIIYKSPSLSVSVIMAVPFLLMGVILIGKFSAPLSEAQQKGLDNINTNLRENLTGLRVIRAFINEKFQEGRFEAINKTYSEISKKLFKLMAAPLPGFSFIFNIILAVVIWFGAKQIDIGQLQVGELVAFIEYIFHALFSFMLFATVFMMYPRAAVSAHRIARILDTVPRVTENENGITESTTHGYITFENVTFAYPGNSDEPILRNVSFTASPGETVAFIGSTGSGKSTLIQLIPRFYDVTKGRIIIDGTDVRDYKLSALRQKIGFIPQKALLFTGTIAENIKYGKHDATPAEIEAASKTAQALDFINQKPDKFGEFLAEGGSNMSGGQKQRLSIARAIVKKPDIYIFDDSFSALDYQTDANLRTALGDITKESTVLIVAQRVSTIMNADKILVLNEGNVVAEGTHRELLKTCDIYYDIASSQLTKEELE, from the coding sequence ATGTGGCGTTATGCAAAAAAGTACAAAAATTATATTTTCTTAAATTTTCTATGTGTATTTAGTTTCATTCTTATTGAACTGGGACTTCCTACACTTCTAGCCAGAATAATTGACAAAGGTCTTGTTCCCAAAGACTTTGAAGTAGTAAAAACAACTTCTCTCTGGATGCTTGTGATTTGTTTTGTCGGACTTGCCGGACTTATTCTGCTTGCTTTCTGCGGGAGTAAAATCTCTACCAGTGTAATCAGAGATATACGTGATGATGTATTTTCCAAAATACAGGAATTCTCTCACGAGGAATATGATGACTTCGGTATATCATATCTTATTACAGCTACTACAAATGATGCATTTCAGGTAATGACTTTCCTGCAGATGATACTCCGTATGGGAATGATCACACCGCTGATGTTTGTATCCAGCTTTTTTATGATTATATATAAGAGTCCTTCACTTTCAGTTAGTGTTATTATGGCAGTACCATTTTTACTTATGGGAGTTATTCTCATAGGAAAATTTTCTGCTCCTCTGTCAGAGGCACAACAGAAAGGACTGGACAATATTAATACCAATCTTCGTGAAAATCTTACTGGACTAAGAGTAATACGTGCATTTATAAATGAAAAGTTTCAGGAAGGGCGTTTTGAAGCGATAAATAAAACATATTCAGAAATTTCAAAAAAATTGTTTAAACTTATGGCTGCTCCACTGCCGGGATTTTCTTTTATTTTCAACATTATACTTGCTGTAGTTATATGGTTTGGAGCAAAACAGATAGATATCGGTCAGCTTCAGGTAGGAGAACTTGTTGCATTTATTGAGTATATTTTTCATGCTCTGTTCTCTTTTATGCTGTTTGCTACTGTTTTTATGATGTATCCCAGAGCAGCAGTTTCAGCACACAGAATAGCCAGAATACTTGACACGGTACCAAGAGTAACTGAAAATGAAAACGGGATTACAGAAAGCACTACACATGGTTATATCACATTTGAAAATGTGACTTTTGCCTATCCCGGAAACAGTGACGAACCAATATTAAGAAATGTAAGCTTTACTGCCAGTCCCGGTGAAACAGTGGCTTTCATAGGCAGTACAGGAAGCGGAAAATCTACGCTTATACAGTTAATACCTAGATTTTATGATGTTACAAAAGGAAGAATAATAATAGACGGCACTGATGTAAGAGATTATAAATTAAGCGCCCTTCGTCAAAAAATTGGTTTTATACCGCAAAAGGCCCTGCTTTTCACAGGAACTATAGCGGAAAATATCAAATATGGTAAACATGATGCTACGCCTGCTGAAATCGAAGCTGCATCAAAAACAGCTCAGGCTCTGGATTTTATAAATCAGAAACCTGATAAATTCGGTGAATTTCTTGCCGAAGGCGGAAGCAATATGTCCGGCGGTCAGAAACAAAGACTTTCTATAGCAAGAGCAATAGTGAAAAAACCTGATATTTACATATTTGATGATTCATTTTCTGCCCTCGATTATCAGACTGATGCAAACCTTCGTACAGCTTTGGGGGACATTACAAAGGAATCTACTGTATTAATTGTTGCACAGCGTGTAAGTACCATAATGAATGCAGATAAAATACTGGTTCTTAATGAAGGAAATGTTGTTGCTGAAGGTACCCACAGGGAACTCCTGAAAACATGTGATATTTACTACGATATAGCTTCATCACAGCTTACAAAGGAGGAACTGGAATGA
- a CDS encoding ABC transporter ATP-binding protein, giving the protein MKKVISNLKRLGKYIKPYKGHFILSLFLTVIAVAANSLIPFMVGLAITEMASNVADMLKGIEGAGVNFPYVGKIIIITSLISLLNQLATYFSSFFMTDVVQGSMKDLRTDIDEKINRLPISYFDRNQQGNILSRITNDVDTISNAMQQSLIQIITSLLGIVLSVVMMFILSVSMTLIAILIIPLSIIISRVIIKRSQKYFKEQQNSLGNLNGYVQEAYTGFSVIKLYNKEQDTLEEFKNINHRLAGFSFKALFSSALINPLVGLVVNLSYTSMAIMGSYLVIFGTMTIGGLQAFIQYIWLINQPISQITQLTGIIQSSGAATERVFEILDEEEETPDPADTLFPETVEGNISFENVYFSYNKENKLIKNLSFEVKSGQTVAIVGPTGAGKTTLINLLMRFYDIDSGSIKIDGVDTREMKRSDVRSLFGMVLQDAWLYHASISENIRFGKLDATEYEVVDAAKTANVHHFIRTLPNGYDMVLNKEASNISQGQKQLLTIARVVIADPKFLILDEATSSVDTRLEVLIQKAMKKVMNGRTSFVIAHRLSTIRDADLILVMNQGEIVEQGTHETLLANNGLYEKLYNSQFEEDE; this is encoded by the coding sequence ATGAAAAAAGTTATTTCTAATTTAAAACGTCTGGGAAAATATATAAAACCATATAAAGGACATTTTATACTGTCACTTTTTCTTACAGTAATTGCTGTAGCAGCAAATTCGCTTATTCCTTTTATGGTAGGACTTGCAATTACAGAAATGGCTTCTAATGTAGCCGATATGCTGAAAGGAATAGAAGGAGCCGGAGTTAATTTTCCTTATGTTGGTAAAATAATAATAATTACCTCGCTGATTTCATTATTAAATCAGCTTGCCACATATTTTTCAAGCTTTTTTATGACTGATGTGGTACAGGGAAGTATGAAAGATCTGAGAACTGATATTGATGAAAAAATAAACAGACTTCCTATTTCATATTTCGACAGAAACCAGCAGGGAAATATATTAAGCAGAATTACAAATGATGTAGACACTATAAGTAACGCTATGCAGCAAAGTCTTATACAGATTATCACATCACTTTTAGGAATTGTATTATCAGTGGTTATGATGTTTATTTTATCTGTATCCATGACTTTAATTGCAATATTAATAATACCTTTATCTATTATAATATCAAGAGTTATTATAAAAAGATCCCAGAAATACTTCAAAGAGCAGCAGAATTCACTGGGAAATCTGAACGGATATGTACAGGAAGCTTATACAGGTTTTTCTGTTATCAAGCTTTATAATAAAGAACAGGATACACTGGAGGAATTCAAAAATATAAACCACAGACTGGCAGGATTTTCATTTAAGGCTCTCTTTAGTTCTGCACTTATAAATCCTCTTGTAGGACTGGTTGTTAACCTCTCATATACCAGTATGGCAATAATGGGAAGTTATCTTGTTATATTCGGTACTATGACAATAGGGGGATTACAGGCATTTATACAGTACATCTGGCTTATTAACCAGCCTATCAGTCAGATTACCCAGCTTACAGGAATTATTCAAAGTTCCGGAGCAGCTACAGAAAGAGTTTTTGAGATATTAGACGAAGAAGAGGAGACTCCTGATCCGGCGGACACTTTATTCCCTGAAACAGTAGAGGGAAATATCAGCTTTGAAAATGTTTATTTCAGCTATAATAAAGAAAATAAACTTATAAAAAATCTGAGTTTTGAAGTAAAAAGCGGACAGACAGTGGCAATAGTAGGACCTACAGGTGCAGGAAAAACCACACTTATTAATCTGCTTATGCGTTTTTACGATATAGACAGCGGTTCAATAAAAATAGACGGTGTGGATACCAGAGAGATGAAACGTTCAGATGTTCGTTCTCTGTTCGGGATGGTATTACAGGATGCATGGCTTTATCATGCAAGTATTTCGGAAAATATTCGTTTTGGTAAACTGGATGCCACGGAATATGAAGTGGTGGATGCTGCCAAAACTGCCAATGTACACCATTTTATCAGAACTCTTCCAAATGGTTATGATATGGTTCTTAATAAGGAAGCAAGCAATATTTCACAAGGTCAGAAACAGCTTCTTACTATAGCACGTGTTGTTATTGCCGATCCGAAGTTTCTTATACTTGATGAAGCTACGAGTTCTGTGGATACAAGACTTGAAGTGCTTATTCAGAAAGCCATGAAAAAAGTCATGAACGGGCGTACAAGCTTTGTTATCGCGCACCGTTTATCTACTATAAGAGATGCGGATCTGATACTGGTTATGAATCAGGGAGAAATAGTAGAACAGGGAACACACGAAACTCTTCTCGCAAATAACGGTCTTTACGAAAAGCTTTATAACAGTCAGTTTGAAGAGGATGAGTAG
- a CDS encoding EFR1 family ferrodoxin (N-terminal region resembles flavodoxins. C-terminal ferrodoxin region binds two 4Fe-4S clusters.), with protein MERKIRAVYFSPTHCTKKLTTKTAEKLSELFEAEMETMDLTLPEGRGREITLDNKDILVFGFPVYGGRIPLLLEPVIEKIKGSGNPVVIMAVYGNRDFDDAVLEARDIFTEKGFEVVSAGAFIGEHSYSKNVGTGRPDMTDIKEAEEFAVKTAEKIKTGSDGGILKVFGNKPYKERSAGIVAAPETKETCYDCMKCAKGCPVSAISFDNPRIADAEKCIHCCACVKICPVEAKYFDNEMMKNFTVMLETKFAEKKENTVFI; from the coding sequence ATGGAAAGAAAAATAAGAGCAGTGTACTTTAGTCCTACACACTGTACTAAGAAACTAACAACGAAAACAGCTGAAAAACTCTCGGAACTTTTTGAAGCAGAGATGGAAACGATGGATTTAACACTGCCGGAAGGACGCGGGCGGGAAATTACGCTTGATAATAAAGATATTCTCGTATTTGGTTTTCCTGTATACGGCGGACGTATTCCTCTGCTGCTTGAACCTGTTATAGAGAAAATAAAGGGAAGCGGAAATCCTGTTGTGATTATGGCTGTGTATGGAAACAGGGATTTTGACGATGCAGTGTTGGAAGCAAGGGATATTTTCACTGAAAAAGGTTTTGAAGTGGTATCTGCCGGAGCTTTTATAGGTGAGCATTCATATTCAAAAAATGTCGGGACTGGAAGACCTGATATGACTGATATTAAAGAGGCAGAAGAGTTCGCTGTAAAAACAGCAGAAAAAATCAAAACAGGAAGTGATGGCGGAATATTAAAGGTTTTCGGGAATAAACCGTATAAAGAAAGATCAGCAGGAATTGTAGCAGCGCCTGAAACTAAAGAGACATGCTATGACTGTATGAAATGTGCAAAAGGATGCCCGGTTTCTGCAATAAGCTTTGATAACCCGAGAATAGCAGATGCAGAAAAATGTATTCACTGCTGTGCGTGTGTAAAAATCTGTCCTGTGGAAGCGAAGTATTTTGACAATGAAATGATGAAAAATTTTACTGTAATGCTTGAAACTAAATTTGCGGAAAAGAAAGAAAATACTGTATTCATATAA
- a CDS encoding DinB family protein: MFSVNNDWNPKQARLRSIIKKEGDFQEAMDICLSLHSIVHMPEVSENGEYSFLEEVLTDVSDDGFKNYSSSYKGRTMAYNIWHITRIEDICANILIAGGDQVINTDNWLKKSGSIITDTGNALTAEEIAEFSKAINKEELMNYRAAVGKKTREIIRNLTYKDMKRKMDEDALQRILDEKSVSEKEEAVWLVEFWGKKTVAGLLLLPITRHHVMHINDCLKIKKKIK, translated from the coding sequence ATGTTTAGTGTTAACAATGACTGGAATCCTAAACAGGCAAGGTTAAGGAGCATTATAAAAAAGGAAGGGGATTTTCAGGAAGCAATGGATATTTGTCTGAGTCTTCATTCAATAGTTCATATGCCTGAGGTTTCAGAAAACGGAGAATATTCTTTTTTGGAGGAAGTATTAACAGATGTGAGCGATGACGGATTCAAGAATTATTCTTCGTCTTATAAAGGAAGAACAATGGCATATAATATCTGGCATATTACACGTATTGAAGATATATGTGCCAATATTCTTATAGCCGGTGGTGATCAGGTAATAAATACAGATAACTGGCTGAAGAAATCAGGCAGTATCATAACAGATACCGGAAATGCACTGACTGCTGAAGAAATAGCAGAATTCAGCAAAGCAATAAACAAGGAAGAGTTAATGAATTACAGAGCTGCTGTGGGGAAAAAGACAAGGGAAATTATCAGGAATCTTACTTATAAAGATATGAAAAGGAAGATGGATGAGGATGCCCTTCAAAGGATTCTTGATGAAAAAAGTGTTTCCGAGAAGGAGGAAGCTGTGTGGCTTGTGGAATTCTGGGGAAAGAAAACCGTGGCGGGACTGCTGCTTCTCCCTATTACAAGGCATCATGTAATGCATATTAACGATTGTTTGAAAATAAAGAAAAAGATTAAGTAA
- the nadR gene encoding multifunctional transcriptional regulator/nicotinamide-nucleotide adenylyltransferase/ribosylnicotinamide kinase NadR, with protein MGKTGVIIGKFLPLHLGHVNFINRSSTKTDKLIVVVCHSSRDKKLCEEYGIPEITVKDRLRWLHTIYQDLGHIEIRSLDESEIPAYPHGWKEFTGLLKETVPEKIDFIFSGEPSYDSFFKDLLSEAEHVLIDPERTEHKISGTQIRENPYKNWEYLPAVVRPFFCRKVVLIGTESCGKTTLTKFLAKAFNTSWAEEYGRNYVYEECGGSEDNLKYEDYIKIAMHQKKLEDEAVRYSNKIVFIDTEAIVTQFYCKLYEGCEDPAINEIIKRQNYDLWLYLENDVQWVEDGLRKNGSDEERNKGKQILAELLKKHNIADKIKFISGNYEERLNKALRVIKEEFPYI; from the coding sequence ATGGGGAAAACAGGAGTTATCATAGGAAAATTTCTGCCTTTGCATTTGGGACATGTAAACTTTATAAACAGAAGTTCTACAAAGACAGATAAGCTCATAGTGGTAGTGTGCCACAGCAGCAGGGATAAAAAACTATGTGAGGAATACGGTATTCCTGAGATTACTGTAAAAGACAGGCTAAGGTGGCTGCATACGATTTATCAGGATTTAGGGCATATTGAGATAAGAAGCCTTGATGAAAGTGAGATTCCTGCCTATCCTCACGGCTGGAAAGAATTTACAGGGCTTTTGAAAGAAACAGTTCCTGAAAAAATAGATTTTATCTTTTCGGGAGAACCATCTTATGACAGTTTTTTCAAAGACCTTCTGTCTGAAGCTGAGCATGTATTAATTGATCCGGAAAGAACAGAGCATAAGATATCAGGAACACAGATAAGAGAGAATCCATATAAGAACTGGGAATATCTTCCTGCAGTAGTCAGACCGTTTTTTTGCAGAAAAGTAGTGCTTATAGGGACTGAGTCATGCGGTAAAACCACACTTACAAAGTTTCTTGCCAAGGCTTTTAATACATCATGGGCAGAAGAATACGGCAGAAATTATGTTTATGAGGAATGCGGCGGGAGTGAGGATAACCTTAAATATGAGGATTATATAAAAATAGCGATGCATCAGAAAAAGCTAGAAGACGAAGCTGTGAGATATTCCAATAAGATAGTATTTATAGACACAGAAGCAATAGTCACACAGTTTTACTGTAAATTATACGAGGGGTGTGAAGACCCAGCTATAAATGAAATTATAAAGAGGCAAAATTATGATTTATGGCTGTATCTGGAGAATGATGTACAGTGGGTGGAGGACGGACTGAGGAAAAACGGCAGTGATGAAGAACGTAATAAAGGTAAACAGATACTGGCAGAATTACTGAAAAAACATAACATTGCAGATAAAATAAAATTTATATCGGGAAATTATGAGGAAAGGCTCAATAAAGCTTTGAGAGTAATAAAAGAGGAGTTTCCATACATATAG
- the pnuC gene encoding nicotinamide riboside transporter PnuC translates to MKIFKDWNLFEKSWLVIFTLINVVILIYSKEGVLGFITAITGMLSVILVAKGKITNYYFGIINVVLYGFISYNSRYYGEAMLNILYFLPMQIIGFIMWGKNSVNIDENKEVKAEKMTVKEIILWTVLSGIAVIVYGIILGELNNTLPMADSFTTVLSVTAMILMIKRYMEQWIVWIIIDIVAIYMWIFIKSDYNITMMWTAYLINAVYGFYNWRKLYKKERAVWGKQELS, encoded by the coding sequence ATGAAAATATTTAAAGATTGGAATTTATTTGAAAAAAGTTGGTTAGTAATTTTTACTCTTATTAATGTAGTAATATTAATTTATTCAAAAGAGGGTGTTTTAGGTTTTATAACAGCAATAACAGGGATGCTTTCTGTAATACTTGTAGCTAAGGGAAAAATCACAAATTACTATTTTGGTATTATAAATGTAGTATTATACGGTTTTATTTCGTATAATTCCAGATATTACGGGGAAGCTATGCTGAATATACTCTACTTTCTTCCTATGCAGATAATAGGGTTCATAATGTGGGGAAAGAATAGTGTAAATATTGACGAAAACAAGGAAGTAAAAGCAGAAAAAATGACAGTAAAGGAAATAATACTTTGGACGGTACTGTCAGGAATAGCAGTAATAGTATACGGAATAATACTGGGGGAACTTAATAATACACTTCCTATGGCAGATTCATTTACCACTGTATTATCTGTAACAGCTATGATACTAATGATAAAAAGATATATGGAACAGTGGATTGTATGGATAATAATAGATATAGTGGCAATATATATGTGGATTTTTATAAAATCGGATTATAATATAACAATGATGTGGACAGCTTACCTTATAAATGCAGTTTACGGGTTTTATAACTGGAGAAAACTATATAAAAAGGAGAGGGCAGTATGGGGAAAACAGGAGTTATCATAG
- a CDS encoding RNA 2'-phosphotransferase, whose product MARDLVKLGKFISLVLRHSPETIDLKLDENGWAEVADLISGMNKKGRRINFDTLSEIVKTNNKKRYEFSEDYKKIRACQGHSIEVDLELTAVKPPEFLYHGTAVQNLAAIKAKGLKKIKRQHVHLSEDRDTAYNVGSRHGKSYIIKVLSGKMYEEGKKFYISKNKVWLSEDIESKYLVFE is encoded by the coding sequence ATGGCTAGAGATTTGGTAAAACTGGGGAAATTCATAAGTCTGGTATTAAGACATTCTCCGGAAACAATAGATCTGAAACTGGATGAAAACGGCTGGGCAGAGGTGGCAGACCTGATCAGCGGCATGAATAAAAAAGGAAGAAGAATAAATTTCGATACATTAAGTGAAATAGTGAAAACTAATAATAAAAAGAGATATGAATTCAGCGAAGATTATAAAAAAATAAGAGCCTGTCAAGGGCATAGCATAGAGGTAGACTTGGAGCTGACAGCTGTGAAGCCGCCGGAATTTCTTTATCACGGTACAGCAGTACAAAATCTGGCAGCAATAAAGGCTAAAGGATTAAAGAAGATCAAGAGACAGCATGTTCATTTATCTGAGGATCGCGACACTGCATATAATGTAGGCAGCAGACATGGAAAATCATATATAATAAAAGTGCTTTCAGGGAAAATGTATGAAGAGGGTAAAAAATTCTATATTTCCAAAAATAAGGTATGGCTTTCGGAAGATATAGAAAGTAAATATTTGGTATTTGAATAA
- a CDS encoding NADAR family protein: MKMEKFEFFWKSDSPFSQWYKKGFKVKGKSFNCAEQYMMYMKAVLFGDEKIAAKILEAKSPREQKDLGRKVKNFNKDIWERQCKNIVYNGNYAKFTQNESLKSALLETKGKTLVEASPYDTIWGIGLSEENPDSKRRSKWCGKNYLGEILTQLREDILKEEGGKNG, translated from the coding sequence ATGAAAATGGAAAAATTTGAATTTTTTTGGAAGAGTGATTCACCTTTTTCCCAATGGTATAAGAAGGGATTTAAAGTAAAGGGAAAATCATTTAACTGTGCTGAACAGTATATGATGTATATGAAAGCTGTTTTATTCGGAGATGAAAAAATAGCTGCGAAAATACTTGAAGCTAAAAGTCCCAGAGAACAGAAAGACTTGGGAAGAAAGGTCAAGAACTTTAATAAAGATATATGGGAAAGACAGTGTAAAAATATAGTATATAACGGAAATTACGCTAAATTCACACAAAATGAAAGCTTGAAGAGTGCATTGCTGGAAACAAAAGGAAAAACACTGGTAGAGGCGAGTCCCTATGATACCATCTGGGGAATAGGGCTTTCCGAAGAAAATCCCGATAGCAAAAGAAGAAGTAAATGGTGCGGGAAAAATTATCTTGGAGAGATATTAACTCAGTTAAGAGAGGATATTTTGAAAGAGGAAGGAGGAAAAAATGGCTAG
- a CDS encoding DUF4291 domain-containing protein — protein sequence MRKINAFYDDNTIRVYQAYINEIADEALELGTFGNHFKRTRMTWIKPSFLWMMYRAGWAEKEGQERILAIDITKEGFLTILKNSVLSHYDRKVYEKAEDWEKDKRNFSGRCQWDPERTVFGGPMEYRAIQLGIKDKIVDSYVNNWIVHIEDITPMVRELKKMRDEGRDIKEYLPVEKEFRIEDPDVIKRLGIDL from the coding sequence ATGAGAAAAATAAATGCGTTTTATGATGATAATACAATAAGAGTTTATCAGGCATATATAAATGAAATAGCTGATGAAGCACTGGAACTCGGTACATTCGGGAATCATTTTAAGAGAACAAGGATGACATGGATAAAACCATCGTTTTTATGGATGATGTACAGGGCAGGATGGGCTGAAAAAGAAGGACAGGAAAGAATTCTTGCTATAGATATTACAAAAGAAGGATTTCTTACAATATTAAAAAACTCGGTTTTATCACATTATGACAGAAAAGTTTATGAAAAAGCAGAAGATTGGGAAAAGGATAAACGGAATTTTTCCGGAAGATGCCAATGGGACCCTGAAAGAACTGTTTTTGGAGGGCCGATGGAATACAGGGCTATTCAGCTCGGCATAAAGGATAAAATAGTAGACAGCTATGTGAATAATTGGATTGTACATATAGAAGATATTACACCAATGGTAAGAGAACTAAAGAAAATGAGAGATGAGGGCAGGGATATAAAAGAGTATCTGCCTGTGGAAAAAGAGTTTCGGATTGAAGATCCGGACGTAATAAAAAGACTTGGAATAGATTTATAG
- a CDS encoding NUDIX domain-containing protein, producing METKEDKKHISEEDFLKNYNPSEFKRPSVTVDNVIFSIFETKTGNYRKNPEQNLYLLLIQRGEHPFINKWALPGGFVRINESVEESAYRELKEETNLENIYMEQLYTFGDVGRDPRMRIISTAYMALIKQGNTELKADTDARAVSWFKLTYEFLGNDKLKIRLENEETVLNAGLILDNKERGENRIKIEENGELAFDHAKIIGYALMRLRNKIEYTNLVFNLMPEYFTLTELQKVYEIILGKELIKANFRRKIKDLVVETEKFSDEAGHRPSRLFKVNSDISDI from the coding sequence ATGGAAACTAAGGAAGATAAGAAGCACATAAGCGAAGAGGATTTTCTAAAAAACTATAATCCTTCTGAATTTAAGAGACCGTCAGTCACAGTGGACAATGTGATATTCAGTATATTTGAAACGAAAACGGGAAACTACAGAAAGAATCCCGAACAAAATTTATATTTACTGCTTATACAGAGAGGAGAACATCCTTTTATAAATAAATGGGCGCTTCCCGGAGGCTTTGTAAGAATAAACGAAAGTGTGGAAGAAAGTGCATACAGAGAATTAAAAGAGGAGACAAATCTTGAAAATATATATATGGAACAGCTGTATACCTTTGGGGATGTAGGGCGTGATCCAAGAATGAGAATAATCAGTACAGCATATATGGCTTTGATAAAGCAGGGAAATACAGAGCTGAAAGCTGATACAGATGCAAGGGCAGTTTCATGGTTTAAGCTTACATATGAATTTTTGGGGAATGATAAGCTGAAAATCAGACTTGAAAATGAAGAAACAGTTTTGAATGCAGGATTAATACTGGATAATAAAGAGCGGGGAGAAAACAGGATAAAGATTGAGGAAAATGGAGAACTTGCTTTTGATCATGCAAAAATAATAGGATACGCGCTTATGAGGCTTCGGAATAAAATAGAATACACAAACCTGGTTTTTAATTTAATGCCGGAATACTTTACACTTACAGAGTTACAGAAAGTTTATGAAATAATACTGGGAAAAGAATTGATAAAAGCTAATTTCAGAAGAAAAATAAAAGATCTGGTGGTGGAGACAGAAAAATTTTCTGATGAAGCAGGTCACAGACCATCGAGACTTTTCAAAGTTAACTCCGATATAAGTGATATTTGA
- a CDS encoding flavodoxin translates to MKKLPVMSIIFIFLFSLCACNNSSTNLVKERTAVQKSSKILVVYFSVPETAKPDNMSAEEANSTVVIDGKVLGNTQYVAALIQENTNGDIFRIEPKTAYPTDHRILVDMAKEEQNRNARPELAGKIENLTEYDTIFIGYPNWWGDMPMVMYTFFQEHDFAGKTIIPFNTHGGSGFSNTVNTIARLQPKASVVSNGFSVSRNSVQDCAQDVSDWIKTLNLK, encoded by the coding sequence ATGAAAAAATTACCTGTTATGTCAATAATTTTTATTTTTTTATTTAGTTTATGTGCTTGTAATAACAGCAGTACAAATCTCGTGAAGGAAAGAACAGCAGTTCAGAAAAGTTCAAAAATTTTAGTGGTTTATTTTTCAGTGCCGGAAACTGCTAAGCCGGATAATATGAGTGCTGAAGAGGCGAACAGTACTGTGGTAATAGATGGTAAAGTTTTGGGGAATACACAGTATGTTGCTGCTTTAATTCAGGAAAATACAAACGGTGATATTTTCCGAATAGAACCGAAAACAGCATATCCGACAGATCACAGGATTCTGGTAGATATGGCAAAAGAAGAACAAAACAGAAATGCAAGACCGGAATTGGCAGGGAAAATTGAAAACCTTACAGAATACGATACAATTTTTATAGGCTACCCAAATTGGTGGGGAGATATGCCGATGGTAATGTATACCTTTTTTCAGGAACACGACTTTGCCGGTAAAACAATTATTCCGTTCAATACTCACGGAGGAAGCGGTTTTTCAAATACTGTTAATACTATAGCCAGACTACAGCCAAAAGCTTCGGTTGTCAGTAATGGATTTTCTGTCTCAAGAAATTCGGTACAGGATTGTGCACAGGATGTTTCTGACTGGATTAAAACACTCAATTTGAAATAA